A window of the Cellvibrio sp. pealriver genome harbors these coding sequences:
- a CDS encoding polysaccharide lyase, whose translation MSKNLISAFALGASALLISAANSAYECGSLSQYQNGQSYTTGQMVKHNNRAFSCNVGGWCTVGGPYEPGVGWAWTNAWSDLGACGATASSSSVIPASSKSSSSKSSSSSSSAIVISSQSSSLVPSSSSRSSNSSSLASSIESSSSSSTNNLSALYNNNFQQHTVGAYTAARFSADWGFNPGASAGVADNRLSILADPLDANNRVLRVTYKANQIGGNSASVFTYSIPGGPHTQLWLQYKVMFDSNFTWVKGGKLPGLAGFDGTKPTGCVNNSLLDGFSARFMWRENGNGFLYLYNPVKQEECGDYKSLASFFTKGRWYTITSFVELGTANQYNGAVTTYIDGKEVARVSGLMLRNSASVSIDKFLFETFFGGSTSDWAPAIDQYSYFDDISISTTSRLSEVTTGGNNGGNISHPISGYTLWINKSYSQNAKVYLQDAMGVYHYYQVRWGVSVNKNPLQNSLPENHVGVYSPVRLDNGQPWVELINP comes from the coding sequence ATGAGCAAAAACCTGATCAGTGCGTTTGCACTGGGCGCAAGTGCGCTATTGATAAGTGCGGCCAACAGTGCCTACGAGTGCGGCAGCCTGAGCCAATACCAAAATGGCCAAAGCTATACAACGGGACAAATGGTTAAACATAATAACCGGGCGTTTTCCTGTAACGTGGGTGGATGGTGTACGGTGGGCGGTCCTTATGAGCCGGGCGTTGGTTGGGCGTGGACCAATGCGTGGAGTGACTTGGGCGCATGTGGTGCTACAGCGAGCAGCTCATCGGTAATACCGGCATCGAGTAAATCCTCATCCAGTAAAAGTTCGTCCAGTAGTTCTTCCGCGATTGTAATCTCCAGTCAATCGTCTTCGCTGGTGCCATCCAGTAGTTCGCGCTCATCGAACAGTTCATCTCTGGCAAGCTCGATAGAATCATCCAGCAGTTCCAGTACAAATAATCTATCGGCGCTTTACAACAACAATTTTCAACAACACACAGTAGGTGCGTATACCGCAGCGCGTTTCAGTGCCGATTGGGGATTTAATCCCGGTGCATCAGCAGGTGTGGCAGATAATCGCTTGAGTATTTTGGCGGATCCGCTCGATGCTAATAACCGCGTGTTGCGCGTAACTTATAAAGCGAATCAGATTGGTGGTAATTCAGCATCTGTATTTACCTATTCGATTCCGGGCGGCCCGCACACGCAATTGTGGCTGCAATACAAAGTGATGTTCGACAGCAATTTCACCTGGGTTAAAGGCGGAAAGTTGCCGGGCTTGGCAGGATTTGATGGCACCAAGCCAACCGGCTGTGTGAACAACAGTTTGCTTGATGGATTCAGCGCACGATTTATGTGGCGTGAGAATGGCAATGGGTTTTTGTATTTATACAATCCCGTCAAGCAGGAAGAATGCGGCGACTACAAATCACTCGCCAGTTTTTTCACCAAAGGGCGCTGGTACACCATCACCAGTTTTGTTGAGTTGGGTACCGCCAACCAATATAACGGCGCAGTTACCACTTATATCGATGGCAAAGAAGTAGCGCGTGTGAGTGGGTTGATGTTGCGCAATTCGGCATCGGTCAGCATCGACAAGTTTTTGTTTGAAACATTTTTTGGCGGCAGTACCAGCGATTGGGCACCGGCGATAGATCAGTATTCCTATTTTGACGATATCAGTATCAGTACTACCAGCCGCTTGAGTGAAGTGACCACAGGCGGTAACAACGGCGGCAACATTAGCCATCCGATCAGCGGATACACACTGTGGATAAATAAATCCTACAGCCAAAACGCAAAGGTGTATCTGCAGGATGCCATGGGCGTGTATCACTACTATCAGGTGCGTTGGGGTGTCTCGGTGAATAAAAATCCGCTGCAAAACTCACTGCCGGAAAACCATGTGGGTGTTTACAGCCCGGTACGCTTGGACAATGGCCAGCCGTGGGTGGAGTTGATCAACCCCTGA
- a CDS encoding glycoside hydrolase family 9 protein, giving the protein MTRSTLLVALSFVGSLAACGGGGGGGGSSTPKPASSVAPASSVAPSSVAVSSLATSSVAASSAASQGAAAISSFIVVDQFGYLPDAKKVAVIRDPQTGYDAALSFTPGATYQLINLDTNAVVLSGSAVSWKSGATFDAAGDKAWWFDFSSVTTPGNYAVLDVEKNVRSPGFKIAADVYKPVLKHAMRSFFYQRAGFAKQAPFAEAGWTDGASHIGAGQDKNARLYSDKNNAATEKDLSGGWYDAGDYNKYTNWHAYYLVALLHAYAENPTVWTDDYNIPESGNGVPDIIDEIKWGFDWLKKMQNQDGSVLSILGLAHASPPSAATGPSYYGPASTSATLTSAGAFALGSKILAGLDNPELNAYAADLKTRAENAWTWAVANPNVTFRNNEGASAGLGAGQQEVDDAGHATKKTAAAIYLFAATGSATYRSHVDANATNATSWVDVWNEPEVTAWLYYASLPDATGAVATSLKNQYQSAFNANNNWPAVRNGDDPYRAYIGTSNFTWGSNRTISRKGLTFHNLIDYNISGTDQAEVRNAAVGYLNYIHGVNPQAMVYLSNMYSLGVHSSVNEFYHSWFTNGSALWDRVGTSTYGPAPGFLVGGPNPSYDWDGNCTSNSPNSGCGSAAPNPPKGQPAMKAYLDFNTSWPLNSWQITENHNDYQVAYIRLLSKFVPKQ; this is encoded by the coding sequence ATGACCCGATCAACACTTCTCGTTGCACTTTCGTTTGTAGGATCACTGGCTGCCTGCGGTGGTGGTGGAGGCGGTGGTGGTTCCAGTACTCCCAAACCCGCGTCTTCCGTTGCACCTGCCAGCAGTGTTGCGCCCTCGTCGGTTGCAGTCTCTTCACTAGCGACCTCATCGGTCGCCGCTTCCAGTGCAGCCAGTCAGGGTGCCGCGGCGATCAGCAGTTTTATTGTGGTCGATCAATTTGGTTACTTGCCCGATGCCAAAAAAGTCGCGGTGATCCGCGACCCGCAAACCGGTTATGACGCGGCACTGAGTTTTACCCCCGGTGCGACTTACCAGCTGATCAATCTGGATACCAACGCCGTGGTGCTCAGTGGCAGTGCGGTGAGTTGGAAATCCGGCGCAACCTTTGATGCCGCAGGCGATAAAGCCTGGTGGTTCGATTTCTCCAGCGTCACCACGCCGGGTAATTACGCGGTGCTGGATGTAGAAAAGAATGTCCGCTCGCCCGGCTTTAAAATCGCGGCCGATGTGTACAAACCTGTGCTCAAACATGCGATGCGCAGTTTCTTTTACCAGCGCGCCGGTTTTGCCAAACAAGCGCCTTTTGCCGAAGCAGGTTGGACGGATGGTGCAAGCCACATAGGCGCGGGGCAGGACAAAAACGCGCGTCTGTACAGCGACAAAAATAATGCCGCGACCGAAAAAGACCTATCCGGTGGTTGGTATGACGCCGGCGATTACAACAAGTACACCAACTGGCACGCCTATTATCTGGTCGCCCTGCTCCACGCCTATGCAGAAAACCCGACGGTCTGGACAGACGATTACAACATCCCCGAATCCGGCAACGGTGTGCCCGACATAATCGACGAGATCAAATGGGGTTTTGACTGGCTGAAGAAAATGCAGAACCAGGATGGCTCGGTGCTGTCGATCCTTGGGCTTGCGCACGCCAGTCCGCCATCTGCCGCGACTGGCCCCAGCTATTACGGCCCGGCCAGCACTTCAGCGACACTGACCAGCGCGGGCGCGTTTGCGCTCGGCAGTAAAATCTTGGCCGGTTTGGATAACCCCGAGCTGAATGCCTACGCCGCTGACCTGAAAACCCGCGCGGAAAATGCCTGGACTTGGGCGGTCGCTAACCCCAATGTGACCTTCCGCAATAACGAGGGCGCATCGGCTGGCTTAGGTGCTGGCCAACAAGAGGTGGATGACGCAGGCCACGCCACCAAGAAAACAGCCGCCGCTATTTACCTGTTTGCCGCCACCGGCTCCGCCACCTATCGCAGCCATGTGGATGCCAACGCCACTAACGCGACTAGCTGGGTGGATGTGTGGAATGAACCGGAAGTCACCGCCTGGCTCTATTACGCCAGCCTGCCTGATGCCACCGGTGCCGTCGCTACCAGCCTGAAAAATCAATACCAATCCGCATTCAACGCCAACAACAACTGGCCGGCGGTGCGCAATGGCGATGACCCTTACCGCGCTTATATCGGCACTAGCAACTTCACCTGGGGCAGCAACCGCACCATTTCCCGCAAGGGGCTGACCTTCCACAATCTGATCGACTACAACATCAGCGGTACTGACCAAGCAGAGGTGCGCAACGCGGCGGTGGGCTATCTGAATTACATCCACGGCGTTAATCCACAGGCAATGGTCTACCTGTCTAATATGTACAGTCTGGGTGTGCACAGTTCGGTCAACGAGTTCTACCATTCGTGGTTCACCAACGGCAGCGCACTCTGGGATCGTGTTGGAACCTCTACTTATGGCCCGGCACCCGGCTTTTTAGTGGGCGGCCCTAACCCCTCTTATGACTGGGACGGTAACTGTACGTCTAATAGTCCAAATTCTGGTTGCGGCTCAGCAGCACCCAACCCCCCAAAAGGCCAACCGGCGATGAAAGCCTATCTGGATTTCAACACCAGCTGGCCGCTCAACTCTTGGCAGATCACCGAAAACCATAATGACTATCAAGTCGCCTATATTCGGTTGCTGTCCAAGTTTGTGCCCAAGCAATAA